GGCATGGACATGGCCATTAAAAGAATGATTCATTAGGATTTTTTGTAGCGAATATTTTTATCATTATGGATGAGTAGTCCTTAATTAAAAGAATGGCTGGTGTTTGGATTTGGGTTTAAACGCCAAAAGACCCCATATTACTACTAAATATTTTTACTGCGATGGCGAGTAAGATCACGCCGAAAAATTTTCTAATCGCCAGAATGCCGCCAGGCCCTAACATTTTTTCAAACCATTTTAAAGAGGAGATCACAATATATACAAACAATAAATTGATGAGTATACCGCCTATTATTTCTATTTGACTATAAATGGCTTTTAGCGAAATAATTGTTGTAAGTGTGGCACTACCTGCTATTAGAGGAAAAGCAACCGGTACAATAATGCCTAATTTTGGATTGTTATCTCCCTTAAATATTTCATGACCGAGTATCATTTCTAGCCCTAAAAGAAATAAAACGATGGAGCCGGCCAATGCAAAAGATTTTACATCAAGTCCCATTAAGTCCAGAAATTGTTGGCCAATAAACAGGAACCCAATCATAATAACACCTGATATTAAGGATATTTTTTTTGCATCGAAATTGCCTCCACTTTTCTCCTTTAGGGAAATAAATAATGGGATGGAGCCCAACGCATCAATAACCGCAAAAAGCGTAAAGGATATAGTAAATAAATGGTCAAACTTAAATTGCATAGCCTATTTTTTACAAAACTACAATTAATAAAAGCAAATAACATTATATATAACTGTTCATAATTTCGGAAAGTAAATGATTGGGCTTAAATTTGTCTGATGAAGTATTCTACTTATTTTTTTATTATCATTAGTTGCGCAGTAGTTTTTATAGCTTGTAAACAAAAGCCAATGGATAAAAATACATTGGACTTTAAACAAAAACAAGTAGTTGCCATTACTCAATTACTTGCTGAAAATCCGGATAGTTCAGGTTTGAGATTAATACTGGCAAATAAATTAGATAGCATTGGACGATACAATCAGGCAATTTTGCAGATGGATACTTTGATTGCTGAGGATAGCAATAAATATGCATTGTGGTTGATTAAAGCTAATATGTTGGTTGACAGTGGAAATATGACGTCTGCTAAAAATGATTACCGGAAAGCCATTGCGATTTATCCTGGAAATGAAGCCTTGGTAAACCTTGCGGAGATTTTTGCTGACGCGAAAAGTGATTCTTGTTTGAATCTTGCACAACAGTTTAATCAAGAAAATAGATATTATGCCACATATATTTCAGGATTATATGCTGCAAAAATTGGCGATACCACAGAGGCTGTTTCCTTCTTGGATAGCAGTATGTTGCAAAATCATCAGTTTGTAAAACCCTATATTGCTAAAGGAAATATGTATTTGACAACTGGGAATAAACAAGAAGCGCTAAATACTTTTAGAAAAGGGTTGGAAATCGAAAATCAGAATATTTTACTGTTGAATGCAGTCGCCAATACTTATAAACAATTAGGGAAGGATGATAGCGCAAAAATATATTTCTCTAAAAGCCTTTCAGAACAGCCATTTCAGCCTAAGGTAACAGAAGATTTAAAAAAATTAAACCTTAAATAATGAAGCGAATAATAGCGCCTTCTTTTTTAGCCTCCAACTTTCTGCAACTGAATAGAGAAATAGAAATGGTAAATGCAAGTGCAGCAGAGTGGTTGCACTTAGATGTGATGGATGGCCGTTTTGTGCCCAATATAAGTTTTGGAATTCCTGTAATTGAGCAAATTCGTAAAGCTACAAATAAAGTTTGTGACGTCCATTTGATGATTGTGGAGCCCGATAAGTATATAGAAGCATTTCACGATGCGGGAGCAGATAATATATCGATACATATCGAAGCTTGTCCGCATTTGCATCGCAGCATTCAATTAATTCATTCTTTTGGTATGAAAGCCGGTGTAGCCGTGAATCCACATACACCTATCAATTTTTTGCAAGATATAATTCAGGATATAGACTTTGTGAATCTGATGAGTGTGAATCCTGGATTTGGAGGACAATCATTTATCGAACATACTCTAATTAAAATAAAAGAGTTACGCAAAATGATTGAAGATAAAGATTTGAACACCTTAATTGAAATTGATGGCGGCGTTACCCAAGAAAATGCAAAAATTATTTTTGATGCAGGTGCAAATATACTGGTAGCAGGAAGTTCTGTTTTTAAAGCTGAAAATCCTAAACAAGCGATTGTAGATCTTTTAGAATGTTAGCTGCCGATTTTTAAGGTGCCAATCGTTCAATTTCCCAATGATTATTTTCTTTTAGACTATACTGTAAACGGTCATGTAAACGGTTGCTACGACCCTGCCAAAATTCAATAGAATTGGGTATTACAACATATCCGCCCCAATGGCCCGGGCGAGGAATTTGTTCTCCAAATTTTTCTAAATAGACTTTTTCATTTTTCTCTAAAATTGCTCTTGAACTAATTATTTCACTTTGTGGTGAACTCCAAGCACCTAAGCGACTTCCCGATGGACGAGAATAAAAATAGCGATCACTTTCTTCAGCACTTATTTTTTTTATGGTGCCGGAAATACGCACTTGCCTTTGTAATTCTTTCCAGAAAAAAACCAGATAGGCATTTTCATTTCCAGCTATTTCTTTGCCTTTTTTGCTATGATAGTTGGTGAAGAATACAAAACCCTGCTCCGTAAAATCTTTTAATAATACGATACGCGCATCTGGTTTACCCTCTTTAGTCACGGTAGCCAAAGTCATAGCATTCACTTCATCTATTTGGCTGTGAATAGCTTGCTGCCACCATTTGGTAAATTGATCAAAAGGATTATTAGCGACATCGCTCTCAGTTAATGTCATTAATTTATAATCAGTTCTTATATCAGCAATGTTCATTTTCAAATAGAATTAAAAATTCAAGATATATTTTCTTATTCCTTACCTGCGCGTTTTAGAAACTCCTTTTCTGTTTTAGAAAGTGAGTCATATCCTTTCTTATTTATTTTATCTAGCAACTCGTCAATATGTTCTTGAGTAATTCTTTCTTCAGTTTTGAATGGTGCACGAGAAGTTTTGTAGAAAAATTTTTCAGTAGAAGGAGTTGAACGGAATTTTTTATGAGGATTAAATAAACTATCAATTTTGTACATACAATTGTACATCCATTCACAATAATCCTTGCCTTTTTTCAATTGATACATTACAAAGAAGCCTACCAAGGCGCTTATTGCAATTGCTAAGGCGAAGGCAAATCCTGCATTTGTAGCCGAACTGACATTTATAAGAATATATA
The Arachidicoccus soli DNA segment above includes these coding regions:
- the rpe gene encoding ribulose-phosphate 3-epimerase codes for the protein MKRIIAPSFLASNFLQLNREIEMVNASAAEWLHLDVMDGRFVPNISFGIPVIEQIRKATNKVCDVHLMIVEPDKYIEAFHDAGADNISIHIEACPHLHRSIQLIHSFGMKAGVAVNPHTPINFLQDIIQDIDFVNLMSVNPGFGGQSFIEHTLIKIKELRKMIEDKDLNTLIEIDGGVTQENAKIIFDAGANILVAGSSVFKAENPKQAIVDLLEC
- a CDS encoding MarC family protein, which codes for MQFKFDHLFTISFTLFAVIDALGSIPLFISLKEKSGGNFDAKKISLISGVIMIGFLFIGQQFLDLMGLDVKSFALAGSIVLFLLGLEMILGHEIFKGDNNPKLGIIVPVAFPLIAGSATLTTIISLKAIYSQIEIIGGILINLLFVYIVISSLKWFEKMLGPGGILAIRKFFGVILLAIAVKIFSSNMGSFGV
- a CDS encoding tetratricopeptide repeat protein, with product MKYSTYFFIIISCAVVFIACKQKPMDKNTLDFKQKQVVAITQLLAENPDSSGLRLILANKLDSIGRYNQAILQMDTLIAEDSNKYALWLIKANMLVDSGNMTSAKNDYRKAIAIYPGNEALVNLAEIFADAKSDSCLNLAQQFNQENRYYATYISGLYAAKIGDTTEAVSFLDSSMLQNHQFVKPYIAKGNMYLTTGNKQEALNTFRKGLEIENQNILLLNAVANTYKQLGKDDSAKIYFSKSLSEQPFQPKVTEDLKKLNLK
- the pdxH gene encoding pyridoxamine 5'-phosphate oxidase; amino-acid sequence: MNIADIRTDYKLMTLTESDVANNPFDQFTKWWQQAIHSQIDEVNAMTLATVTKEGKPDARIVLLKDFTEQGFVFFTNYHSKKGKEIAGNENAYLVFFWKELQRQVRISGTIKKISAEESDRYFYSRPSGSRLGAWSSPQSEIISSRAILEKNEKVYLEKFGEQIPRPGHWGGYVVIPNSIEFWQGRSNRLHDRLQYSLKENNHWEIERLAP